From a region of the Thiorhodovibrio winogradskyi genome:
- a CDS encoding reverse transcriptase domain-containing protein → MRSIALMYREDILRHAWNLVRSNGGSPGIDGVSFEMIEQGEGVEGFLKGIAEELQEKRYCAQPVRRVMIPKGDGRERPLGIPTIRDRVVQMAVKLVIEPIFEADFTPHSYGFRPKRSAHDAIDDIANALWAGHTQVIDADLSSYFDTIPHANLMAVVAERIVDGAILALLKQWLKAPVIGVNDQGKRMTVGGGKGNRVGTPHGCVISPLLSNLYLHLLDRIWDRHRLKQKLGAHIVRYADDFVVLCKQGVEEPLKVVRHVVDRLGLTLNETPD, encoded by the coding sequence ATGCGCTCTATTGCCTTGATGTACCGGGAGGACATCCTCCGTCACGCCTGGAATCTTGTCCGGTCAAATGGAGGCAGCCCTGGCATTGACGGGGTGAGCTTCGAGATGATCGAGCAAGGCGAAGGGGTAGAAGGGTTCCTAAAGGGCATCGCAGAGGAACTGCAAGAGAAACGCTACTGTGCCCAACCGGTACGGCGGGTGATGATTCCCAAAGGAGATGGGCGCGAGCGGCCGCTGGGGATACCCACCATCCGTGATCGTGTTGTGCAAATGGCGGTTAAGCTGGTCATCGAGCCGATCTTCGAGGCGGACTTTACGCCGCACTCCTACGGGTTTCGGCCCAAACGCTCGGCCCACGATGCCATCGACGACATTGCCAACGCACTCTGGGCCGGTCACACCCAAGTGATTGACGCTGATCTGTCGAGCTACTTCGACACCATTCCCCACGCCAACCTCATGGCGGTGGTCGCTGAACGCATTGTCGATGGAGCCATCCTGGCGCTCCTGAAACAGTGGCTGAAGGCCCCCGTCATTGGCGTGAATGATCAAGGAAAACGCATGACCGTCGGTGGAGGGAAAGGCAACCGGGTTGGAACACCGCATGGTTGTGTAATATCCCCTCTGTTGTCGAATCTCTACCTGCACTTGCTGGATCGTATTTGGGATCGACATCGGCTGAAACAGAAGCTGGGCGCGCACATTGTCCGCTATGCGGATGATTTTGTTGTGCTCTGCAAGCAGGGTGTGGAAGAACCGCTGAAGGTCGTCCGCCACGTCGTGGATCGACTGGGTTTGACGCTCAATGAGACGCCCGATTGA
- a CDS encoding group II intron maturase-specific domain-containing protein: MDAKESGFNFLGFTLQMSRGAKTGKWYPNVRPSDKAVGKIMAKVTDLTRRELTCIPLDDVVGSVNRSLRGWAGYFHFRNSSLAMSKVRNHAEQRLRIHLRKRHKVKNWKAGHAKFPSRDLYDRHGLHKLPKVPGWKTVHALV; the protein is encoded by the coding sequence GTGGATGCCAAGGAATCGGGCTTCAACTTTCTGGGCTTTACGCTCCAGATGAGCCGAGGCGCCAAGACCGGAAAATGGTACCCGAACGTGCGCCCGTCGGACAAAGCTGTGGGAAAAATCATGGCAAAAGTGACGGACTTAACACGACGAGAACTGACCTGTATCCCGCTGGACGATGTGGTGGGGAGTGTCAACCGCAGCCTGAGAGGCTGGGCGGGCTACTTCCATTTCCGCAATTCCAGTCTGGCGATGAGTAAGGTCAGAAACCACGCCGAACAGCGGCTGCGAATCCACTTGCGAAAGCGACATAAGGTCAAGAACTGGAAGGCAGGCCATGCCAAATTTCCGTCTCGCGACCTCTATGACCGCCATGGACTGCACAAGCTCCCAAAGGTACCCGGCTGGAAGACGGTGCATGCCTTGGTGTGA